In the Pristis pectinata isolate sPriPec2 chromosome 34, sPriPec2.1.pri, whole genome shotgun sequence genome, aattttaattttaatttaaaaggaCGTTAaagcattggaagcaattcagagttTCACTAAACTGATACCTAGAATGGGACAAACACAGaaaacactgaaggaactcagcgggtcaggcagcatctgtggagggaaatggacagtcgatgttttgggtcgagacccttcacctggactgcttTTTACAAAAGGTAGagaatggaatcaagggagggaggtggggagggcagaggggagcagtggaggaggggagagaggcatGGTGACAGGGGCCGAGTGGATCAGGACagagaaaaaagggacagagggggagcagttgtcagaagttggagaactcaatgttcatccCACCAGGTTGTAGACCAccgaggcagaatatgaggtcctctggtttgcatttgtcctcaacttggcagtggaggaggccgaggacagatacgtcagtgttgaagaacagtccagatgaagggcctagacccagaatgtcgactgtccgtttcccaccacagatgctgcccgacccgctgagttcctccaacatttcgtGTGTTCctccaggtttccaacatctgcagactcttgtgtgtCCCTGGAATGGGAGGTTTGACtaaagaggaaaggttggacagaccaggcttgtatctgctggagattAAAAGAgcaaggtgagggggaggggggaacttGATTGTAACATAGAGGATTATTatagatttattattgtcacaggtactgagatacagtgaaaagattttgtaagTGTGCCATCCagacgtaagtacattgaggtagcaaaaagaaaaacagaatccgTGTATAGTTCTGCAGTTTcagggaaagtgtagtgcaggtagacaaataaagtgcaagggccacgaggaggtagattgagagatcaagagatgATACTtgacagagtgaatgtggagatagttctagattctcccacaggaggaaacatttaaaaataaagggtcactcATTTAACACAGACGAGGCAGATTTtgtttctcagagggttgtgagtctttagaactctcttcctccaagggcggtggaagcagagtctttgtttTTAAGGGAGATAGAGTTTCCGATAGGCGGTGGGGTTGAAATGCTGCTGTGGGTAGGCGGAAATGCAacgttgagattacaatcagatcagccaacaGGGTAGCAGTCTGTGCTCAGTATGCctttatatggaacgagctaccagaggatgtggttgaggcaggtacataggcaacatttaaaagacatttggacaggtacatgggtaggaaaggtttagaaggatatgggaaaAATGGgactggcatcttggttggcatggactggttgagctgaagggcctgtttccgtgctgtatgactctgactcttgcTCTTCATCTATATCTTCATATGTATTCTCCCTGTCATCCATTCCACAAAGAACACACACAAGAGGACATGGTAACTTGAATAACGTCTTGGTTTTATTGCAGTGAATCTGTTCATTGAACAATTGTACATGTGACCAAACTATTCACATTCTCTGTTACAAAGGCACATTTAACTTCCTCACCTAACTGGTGAAGTCAAAACTCAGTAACTATCTTACTGCACAAGTCAGGGTTTAACAGGCCTTACACACACAAGGCTAAACATTTTAAATaagttaataaataaattaagtatatttaaataataaaaacataattaaaccgATGAACATATTTAGCAAGGTCCCATAACTTAACAATTAACTAATATAACACACATTGAAtgcactgaagtaaaagcagaaagcaCTGGTAGATATATTTTTATAGCACAAAAGTCCTCAAGGAACAGGATGGAACAGGATCTGAAGTGAATGATAGGCCAGGAATGTTGtcggggccaaatggcctattcctattttcagtgtttttaaacTCAGGGTAGcacggtggcgcagcgggtagaaccactgtctcacagctccggagacctgggttcgatcccgacctcgggcgctgtgtatggagtttgcccgttctccctgtgaccgcgtgggtttccccccacatcccaaagatgtgcaggtcactgggttaattgtccactgtaaatcgctcctagtgtgtgtgggtgagtggtagaatttgaggaggcggggggggggggggtgttccctgagaatgtggggagaatgagattaatgtaggtttaATTGATAaaacggactcagtgggccgaagggcctgtttgtgctgtatgCTTGGATGACGCGATGGGTCAGGCAGAacacatgtggaaagagaaagggagtcagtacttcataaaatcatgtagcgcagaaatgggcctttcagcccatcatgtccatgctaacctccAAATGCCCATGTATACATCCCACATACAGGTCAAGAGGTGGCTTAGTTTTGTCAGTATGTTCTATCCTTAATTCTGGTAGGCAGCACCTACAGTTTAGTCAGCTTTTTGTTTTACCATTATGGAATTCATGAAAGCCCAAACCTGGAAGAAGTTTAAGCTTAGATGGGATTCCAGTTTCAGAGACGAGCCCCAAGTTCTTTTCTTTAGTtcgttcatgggatgtgggcttcgcaggctgagccagcatctaGTTGCCCACTCCTAGTtgtcctggagaaggtggtggtgagctgccttcttgaaccactgcagtccttgaggtgtggatcaaCCCACactgctgtcagggagggagttccaggattctgacccagcgacggtgaaagAACGGTGATCTATTCCCAGGTCgggatggtgcatgacttggagggcGACTTCCCAGTGGTGTTCACCATGCTTTGCTGCTCTGTCCTTCCAGCCGGTAGAGGTGTTGGGTTTTTGCAACAGGTGGTCTTCAAGGGACTGGGGTCAGGGAGTGAAGATGTTTGCCAACACATTGTAAGTAAGAGTCAGTGCCCGGTGTCCTTCTGAGACAAAGCAAGGtatatccacaacactgcctcaAGTGAAACTCTGAGCACTACCAACATCCAGCATAAACTCCCGAGAACAAACAGCCAATCTGGAGTAAAACTCCAAAAATCTGGCATGCTCGGGAATTTGgaggtgctggactggcagattttccggactCTTGGATGCCGTTGACATCAAACACATTTTTTAACTCACTGTTTTTTCAGATGTGACACTGTTATAGAATAAATTTAAGGAAAACTTAGAGGGAGCATAGGAAACCGGACCCTCACATATTGGAAGAGAGTGTGGGAAACGGGAAGACCGTGAGTAGGAAGAGGGTGCGGGAATCACGGCCCCGATGGGTGAAAAAGAGGGATGAGAAGCAGGGCCCTGGTCGGTTTAAGGAAAACAGGGGGGAACAGGGCTCCAGTGAATCAGAAGGGAACATGGGATTCTGGGGCTTCAGCAAGTGAAGAAGGAGAATACAactgctttataaaacactagttagactgCATCCggagtactgcatccagttctggtcaccccattatgggaaggatgtggaggctttggagagggtgcagaagaggttcaccagggtgctgcctggattagagggcaggtgctataaggagaggttggacaaacttgggttgttttctctggagcgtcggaggctgaggggagacctgatagaggtttataagattatgagaggcatagatagagtagacagccagtatctttttcccagggttgaaatgtctaatactagatgggactacatttaaggtgagagggggtaagttcaaaggagatgtgtggggcaagtttttttttacacagagtggtgggtgcctggaatgcgctgccaggggtggtgctggagacagatacaacagaggtgtttaagtggctcttagataggcacatggatgtgcagagaacagagggatatggacactgtgtaggctgaaaggattcatttagttaggtatttaattactagtttaattagttcggcacaacatcgtgggccgaagggcctgttcctgtgctgtactgttctatgtagaacgtagatagaacatagaacagtacagcacaggaacacaggGCCttcaccgtgtctgtgctgaacacgatgccaaattaaactaaatctcttctgcttgcgcatggtccatgtccttccattccctgacatccatgtacctgtctaaaagctgccatctgcttccaccaccacccctggcagcctgttccacaggAACCAGAGACTCCGGGGTGGGAAGCGAGGTTGGGAACCTGGGCCCCAGTGAGTTGGGAAGGAGCACCTGGTGAGTCTGGTGCTAAAGCATAGGGATATCCGAATGATCGGATAGTGGAATATCAGAATTGCACCGTATATTGATCAACAACTAATGATTCAACCTCAAACAAATTGACACACATGTTACATGTACACCATCGTGGCTGGGCAAGGGTAAGCAAGTTCCAGGGCTCGGGCTGATGTTATACATGGACTGGTCTCCATTTCACCCACCCAGCTGGGAATCTTTGACAGGGCATCGCAGGGTACTGAGAGACTGCCACAGATCTTTCTCCACAAGTTCGAGGATGCAGTGCGCGTCAGTCCCAGTAGGCACAGTCGGGAGGAGGTTGGCACCAGACCAAGGCAGGTCACGGGCCTGTTCGCCTCCACTGGGTTGAGGCTGGCCTCGTCCTCGGTCGCATAGTACACCTGGAGGATGACAATGGAGAGGAAAGCGAGAAATAGCCTCTTGGCCACGTCAGTCTGAACGGGAAGCTTCCTGACCTAAAGAGAAACAGCTGTTAGAAAACaatgcattttctttcatttcaaaaataaatttcattcataaaaatatatagagAAAATACAGTACAAACAGTACAAGTCtttctgatgaaatgatctgtacggacggcatgcaaaacagtttttcactgtacttcggtacatgtgacaataataaaccaaaaagccattatagaacagtacagcacaggaacggaccTTCTTACAATGAGGTGTACACCAaaaataatgccaaattaaactaatcccttctgcctgcacatgatccatatccctccatttcccgcctgttcatgtggctatctaaaagtttcttgaacaccactatcatatctgcttccaccactcccccggcagcctgttccctGCACCCActggtctctgtgtaaaaataacttgccccgtacatctcctttaaaacttcgccctttcaccttaaagttatTCCCTGTATTATTCAAAATTtgtaccctgggggggggggg is a window encoding:
- the LOC127586128 gene encoding radiation-inducible immediate-early gene IEX-1-like, translated to MCMARQFTSCDAERPKMLPVPSTRDQPLIFNFEPITERKPKVAGKKRRRRVLYPDHRVRKLPVQTDVAKRLFLAFLSIVILQVYYATEDEASLNPVEANRPVTCLGLVPTSSRLCLLGLTRTASSNLWRKICGSLSVPCDALSKIPSWVGEMETSPCITSARALELAYPCPATMVYM